One window of Microcoleus vaginatus PCC 9802 genomic DNA carries:
- a CDS encoding hybrid sensor histidine kinase/response regulator produces MTQNQIEENKGNILIVDDTPENLQVLSATLSDRGYKVRGVINGKMAIRAARSGSPDLILLDIKMPEMDGYEVCRQLKADPKTSEIPVIFISALDEVLDKVTAFQVGGVDYVTKPFHVAEVLARIEHQVTIQRLKKQLLDRNKELQEEIIERKKAEEAAAAASLAKSQFVANMSHELRTPLNAILGFTQVMSRDSLLSHENIENLRIINRSGQHLLELINDVLDLSKIEAGIIGLDERSFDLYQLLDTLEEMFQIKAETKKMQLRFSVHTNVPQYIKTDEKKLRVCLINLLGNAMKFTHDGGRIWLRVSVESNQPQQPAESESHPNSTSVEPLLILFEVEDTGIGIATPEIDTLFDAFVQTQAGRKAADGTGLGLTITKKYVQIMGGNIWVKSVLGEGTSFKFNIPVFAAISSEITVATLQRVIGLEADQPVYRILAVDDNQENRLLLVKLLQPIGFEVREAENGYQAVELWESWQPHLIWLDTRMPVMDGFEAVRQIRAKEKQTQWRTIIIALTASTFEEKKGEVIAAGCDDFVRKPFQEQILFDKMACYLGVRYLYQELPRLPAGALRRYCVREKPDSFFGGLLAQMPQSWVQELYDAANDVNEELAIQLVDRIWESHPTLADALKDLLADYRLDKIMDLTQSSLK; encoded by the coding sequence ATGACACAAAATCAAATAGAAGAAAATAAAGGCAACATATTAATTGTTGACGATACTCCAGAAAATTTGCAAGTTTTATCAGCAACGCTGTCGGATCGCGGCTACAAAGTCCGCGGCGTAATTAACGGCAAAATGGCCATCAGAGCCGCGCGATCTGGTTCTCCCGATTTGATTTTGCTTGACATCAAAATGCCGGAAATGGACGGCTACGAAGTCTGCAGGCAGCTCAAGGCCGATCCGAAGACATCAGAAATTCCTGTTATTTTTATCAGCGCTTTAGATGAAGTATTGGACAAAGTAACCGCCTTTCAAGTAGGAGGGGTAGATTATGTCACAAAACCGTTTCATGTAGCAGAAGTTTTAGCGCGAATCGAACACCAAGTGACTATCCAAAGACTGAAAAAACAATTGCTCGATCGCAATAAAGAACTGCAAGAAGAAATAATAGAACGCAAAAAAGCCGAAGAAGCAGCGGCCGCTGCATCGCTCGCAAAAAGTCAATTCGTTGCCAACATGAGCCACGAATTGCGGACTCCCCTCAACGCCATCCTGGGTTTTACCCAAGTCATGAGCCGCGACTCTTTGCTCAGCCACGAAAATATCGAAAATCTCCGAATTATTAATCGCAGCGGTCAACATTTGCTGGAACTAATTAACGATGTTTTAGACTTGTCGAAAATAGAAGCAGGGATAATTGGCTTAGATGAACGCAGCTTTGACCTTTATCAACTCCTCGACACTCTCGAAGAAATGTTTCAAATCAAAGCTGAAACAAAAAAAATGCAACTGAGATTTTCCGTCCACACCAATGTTCCCCAATATATAAAAACTGACGAAAAAAAGCTGCGCGTCTGCTTAATTAACCTGCTGGGAAATGCCATGAAATTTACTCACGACGGGGGCCGTATCTGGCTGCGCGTGAGCGTGGAAAGCAACCAGCCGCAGCAGCCTGCAGAATCGGAAAGTCATCCTAACTCTACCTCAGTCGAACCGTTGTTAATTTTGTTTGAAGTTGAAGACACGGGAATTGGCATAGCAACACCAGAAATTGATACTTTATTTGATGCTTTCGTCCAAACACAAGCTGGGAGAAAAGCGGCTGATGGTACGGGGTTGGGTTTGACAATTACTAAAAAATACGTGCAGATTATGGGCGGCAATATTTGGGTAAAAAGTGTTTTAGGTGAGGGAACCAGTTTTAAATTTAATATCCCAGTATTTGCGGCTATTTCGTCTGAAATAACAGTGGCGACATTGCAGCGGGTGATCGGACTAGAAGCAGATCAACCGGTTTATCGGATTTTAGCAGTTGACGACAATCAAGAAAATCGGCTGCTCCTGGTTAAATTGTTGCAACCAATTGGTTTTGAAGTCCGAGAAGCAGAAAATGGCTACCAAGCTGTTGAACTTTGGGAAAGTTGGCAGCCTCATTTAATTTGGCTGGATACGCGAATGCCGGTAATGGACGGTTTTGAAGCTGTGCGACAAATTAGAGCTAAAGAGAAACAAACTCAGTGGCGAACTATAATTATTGCTCTGACTGCTAGCACTTTTGAGGAAAAAAAAGGCGAAGTTATCGCCGCAGGTTGCGACGATTTTGTGCGGAAACCTTTTCAAGAACAAATCCTCTTTGATAAGATGGCTTGCTACTTGGGAGTGCGCTATCTTTATCAAGAGTTGCCCCGCCTCCCAGCCGGGGCTTTACGGCGTTATTGTGTGAGGGAAAAACCCGATTCATTTTTCGGAGGGCTGCTGGCTCAGATGCCTCAAAGCTGGGTGCAGGAACTCTACGATGCAGCTAATGATGTTAATGAAGAGCTGGCGATTCAACTTGTCGATCGCATCTGGGAAAGTCATCCAACTTTAGCTGATGCTTTAAAAGATTTGCTTGCCGATTATCGGCTCGACAAGATCATGGATTTAACTCAATCGAGTTTAAAATAA
- a CDS encoding PAS domain S-box protein, which produces MDNSEIKVLVVDDQPSNLRFLSKLLTSQGYQVYRAICGQLALNVASTHCPDLILLDIRMPEMNGYEVCRRLKATPETEQIPVIFLSVLDEMNDKLQAFRVGGADYITKPFQVEEVLARIDKQVGLQKLQQQLKEQNYQLQQSQSLLASILNSSLDCVVAYSAVRNSEGNIVDFQWLLINPAAEKFYGFLLNEIVGKNLLAKVSQVSNNGLFDLYVSVVETGETVDQEFYYEQEADTIIWLHIVAVKLNDGLAVTFRNITERKRAEIALRDSEERFRAIFEQAAVGIAKTALCGKFIRVNPGFCQIVRYAQSELLHQNWEAITHPDDREADREYLRSLLSGKIQTFSVEKRLLCKDDAVRWANVTVSAMRDVKGTLQYLICAIEDISERKLVQELLQASLDTQTRYAQELTRSNAELEQFAYVASHDLQAPLSTIAGYAQLLEKRFPNQLDAQGNKFIRNIVNSCERMQALIDDLLEYSRVGRSQKPFEMIDCNQVFEDACANLHLAIRENQASVTRGDLPMVKGDCFQLLQLFQNLIGNAIKYRSSEAPVVQVDASRQGDSWVFSVQDNGIGIASEYHPRIFQIFQRLHTQKQYSGTGIGLAICQRIVDRHGGSLWVESEPNQGSTFYFSIPLTK; this is translated from the coding sequence ATGGATAATAGCGAAATTAAAGTATTGGTGGTTGATGACCAACCGAGCAATCTGCGGTTCTTATCCAAACTACTAACATCCCAGGGATATCAAGTTTACCGAGCTATTTGCGGTCAACTGGCGTTGAATGTTGCGAGCACCCATTGCCCCGATTTAATTTTGCTCGACATTAGAATGCCGGAAATGAACGGTTATGAAGTTTGTCGGAGACTGAAAGCGACACCGGAAACCGAACAAATTCCGGTGATATTTTTAAGTGTATTAGATGAAATGAACGATAAATTACAAGCTTTTCGAGTAGGAGGGGCCGACTATATTACTAAACCATTTCAAGTAGAAGAAGTTTTAGCACGCATCGACAAGCAAGTCGGCTTGCAAAAACTGCAACAGCAATTAAAAGAACAAAATTATCAACTGCAACAGTCGCAGTCGCTGCTTGCTAGCATATTAAATAGTTCCTTAGACTGTGTGGTGGCTTATTCTGCAGTCCGCAACAGTGAGGGAAATATTGTAGATTTCCAGTGGCTCTTGATCAACCCTGCTGCCGAAAAATTTTATGGTTTCCTATTAAATGAGATAGTTGGCAAGAATTTGTTAGCCAAAGTTTCCCAAGTTAGCAATAACGGGTTATTTGATTTGTATGTTTCTGTAGTAGAAACAGGAGAAACTGTAGACCAAGAATTTTATTACGAACAGGAGGCAGATACAATTATTTGGCTGCACATTGTGGCGGTCAAATTAAACGATGGTCTGGCAGTAACCTTTCGTAATATTACCGAGCGCAAACGAGCAGAAATTGCTCTACGAGACAGCGAAGAACGCTTCCGCGCGATATTCGAGCAAGCTGCGGTCGGCATAGCTAAAACCGCGCTTTGCGGTAAATTTATACGGGTAAATCCCGGCTTTTGTCAAATTGTTCGCTATGCACAATCCGAATTGCTACACCAAAACTGGGAGGCAATTACTCACCCCGATGACAGAGAAGCGGACAGAGAATACTTGCGCTCGCTGTTATCCGGGAAGATTCAAACTTTTTCTGTGGAAAAGCGGTTGCTATGTAAAGATGATGCTGTGCGCTGGGCAAATGTTACTGTTTCGGCAATGCGCGATGTCAAAGGGACGCTGCAGTATTTGATTTGTGCGATCGAGGATATTTCCGAACGCAAGCTAGTACAAGAACTGCTGCAAGCGAGTTTAGACACTCAAACCCGCTACGCTCAAGAATTAACTCGTTCTAATGCCGAACTAGAACAGTTTGCTTACGTGGCTTCTCACGATTTGCAAGCGCCTTTGAGCACGATTGCCGGTTACGCTCAACTATTAGAAAAACGCTTTCCCAACCAACTTGATGCCCAAGGGAATAAATTTATCCGCAATATTGTTAATTCTTGCGAGCGGATGCAGGCGCTGATTGATGACTTGCTGGAGTATTCGCGGGTCGGTCGCAGTCAGAAACCTTTTGAGATGATAGATTGCAATCAGGTTTTTGAGGATGCTTGTGCTAATTTGCATTTGGCCATCCGCGAGAATCAAGCTTCAGTTACGAGGGGGGATTTGCCCATGGTAAAAGGTGACTGTTTTCAACTGCTGCAACTGTTTCAAAATTTAATTGGTAACGCCATTAAGTACCGCAGCAGTGAAGCGCCAGTGGTGCAGGTGGACGCTTCGCGTCAGGGGGATAGCTGGGTGTTTTCAGTGCAGGATAATGGTATTGGGATTGCCTCAGAGTACCATCCGCGAATTTTTCAGATTTTTCAGCGCTTGCACACCCAAAAACAGTATTCGGGAACTGGTATCGGTTTAGCGATTTGTCAAAGAATTGTCGATCGGCACGGCGGCAGCCTTTGGGTAGAATCAGAACCCAATCAAGGCTCGACTTTTTATTTTTCTATTCCTCTAACAAAGTGA
- a CDS encoding response regulator, giving the protein MNYKTKKFTLLIANDDEDTRFLMKEALREVRLAITSEFVENGEQVLDYLYRRGQYFASSNWHQPDLILLDLNMPRLDGRETLTSIRSDPHLQQIPVVMLTTSHRRGDILLCYRLGANSFISKPVTFEGLLEVMKTLCEYWFEIVSLPPDM; this is encoded by the coding sequence GTGAATTATAAAACGAAAAAATTTACTCTTTTAATAGCAAACGATGACGAGGATACGCGCTTTTTGATGAAGGAAGCACTGCGAGAAGTTCGATTAGCAATTACGAGTGAATTTGTGGAAAATGGAGAACAAGTGCTAGACTACTTGTATCGTCGTGGTCAATATTTTGCTAGCAGCAATTGGCATCAACCAGACTTGATACTTTTGGATCTAAATATGCCGAGGCTGGACGGGCGCGAAACACTAACTTCGATCAGATCTGACCCCCATTTGCAACAAATTCCGGTTGTAATGCTCACAACTTCCCACCGCAGAGGAGATATCTTGCTTTGCTACCGCTTGGGAGCCAATTCTTTCATATCCAAACCAGTCACTTTTGAAGGATTGCTTGAAGTAATGAAGACTTTATGTGAGTATTGGTTTGAAATAGTTTCACTCCCGCCGGATATGTAA
- a CDS encoding diguanylate cyclase — MCRSQVSLSKQKSCLRLAPNAIVVLTRNQCLKILLVEDDLGNPTMIEDLLGSFSDSLFLLQTVKSLEIGVGRLEVDKFDAVLLDLSGSDSLRGSEDLAVLKGRWPTLPIVVLTDINDENMARSVLRWGAQDCLVKGRFHRTLLVRAIHYAIERQQIEEQLRQQALRQRLLGKMIEHIRSSIDPASILQNTVAEVRQFLQTDRVLIYRCQDWVSQLDGEEQKGAIVAGDGLPEGYIENQNISAALAVSCFVLVESQSVQAIADVSTAPLAGSCKELLADCEIAAVISVPIWQSGDWETAKETQEAPVWEGEKNQDAAENYIWQQASGKPQAQGKNLPDSIAENDNSLWGMLTAYNCSGVREWQQWEIDFLQQLANQVAIAIEQSQLYRKLAIANQKLQQLATTDGLTGIANRRQFDRVLSLEWRRLAREELPLSLIMFDIDFFKLYNEFYGHLGGDDCLRQVAGAMARGTNRAGDLTARYGGEEFALVLPNTSAQGANVVARKICDGIASLKLPHARSSIGPYVTLSCGIATAIPSAQESPNTLIRSADSALYQAKTEGKNRICHASSNSESSPIFM, encoded by the coding sequence ATTTGCCGATCGCAAGTATCGCTCTCAAAACAAAAAAGTTGCCTTCGACTCGCTCCGAACGCTATAGTTGTGTTAACACGTAACCAATGTCTGAAAATTTTGTTGGTTGAGGATGACCTGGGAAATCCGACAATGATCGAAGACCTTCTAGGGTCATTCAGCGACTCTCTATTTCTTCTCCAAACTGTTAAGTCTCTGGAGATAGGAGTTGGGCGTCTGGAAGTAGACAAGTTTGACGCCGTACTATTAGATTTGTCAGGGTCAGACAGCTTGAGGGGAAGCGAGGATCTCGCAGTTTTGAAAGGGCGATGGCCCACATTGCCAATTGTGGTGCTGACAGATATCAACGATGAAAATATGGCCCGGTCGGTATTGCGCTGGGGCGCTCAAGATTGTTTGGTAAAGGGAAGATTTCACAGAACTCTGCTGGTGCGGGCAATCCATTACGCAATCGAACGCCAGCAAATCGAAGAACAATTGCGGCAGCAGGCTCTCCGACAGCGGCTGTTGGGCAAAATGATCGAACATATTCGATCGTCAATAGATCCGGCAAGCATTCTCCAAAATACCGTTGCAGAAGTGCGCCAATTTCTCCAAACAGACCGCGTTTTAATTTATCGCTGTCAGGATTGGGTGTCTCAATTGGACGGGGAAGAGCAAAAAGGTGCGATCGTCGCCGGTGACGGTTTGCCAGAAGGTTATATTGAAAACCAAAATATTAGTGCTGCTTTGGCGGTGTCATGCTTTGTTTTAGTCGAATCCCAGTCGGTACAAGCAATAGCAGATGTCAGCACTGCCCCCTTGGCTGGCAGTTGCAAAGAATTGCTGGCAGATTGTGAAATTGCAGCAGTTATCAGCGTGCCAATTTGGCAATCAGGCGACTGGGAAACGGCAAAAGAAACACAAGAAGCCCCTGTTTGGGAAGGCGAAAAAAATCAAGATGCAGCAGAAAATTATATCTGGCAGCAGGCGAGTGGCAAACCGCAGGCGCAGGGTAAAAATTTGCCGGATTCGATCGCAGAAAATGACAATAGTTTGTGGGGAATGCTGACAGCCTACAATTGCAGCGGTGTCAGGGAATGGCAGCAGTGGGAAATAGATTTTTTACAGCAGTTGGCAAATCAAGTGGCGATCGCGATCGAACAATCTCAACTTTACCGCAAGCTAGCAATAGCCAATCAAAAATTGCAGCAACTGGCAACTACTGACGGACTGACTGGCATTGCCAATCGCCGCCAGTTTGATCGCGTTTTGAGCTTAGAGTGGCGCCGATTGGCAAGAGAGGAACTGCCGCTGTCTTTAATTATGTTTGACATCGACTTTTTTAAACTTTACAACGAGTTTTATGGGCATCTCGGCGGGGACGATTGTTTGCGCCAAGTTGCCGGGGCGATGGCCAGAGGCACCAACCGGGCTGGGGATTTGACTGCCCGCTACGGTGGCGAAGAATTTGCCCTAGTGCTGCCGAACACCAGCGCCCAAGGGGCAAACGTTGTCGCCCGGAAAATTTGCGACGGCATCGCCAGCTTGAAACTGCCCCACGCGCGATCGTCGATCGGGCCCTACGTTACCCTCAGTTGCGGCATTGCGACAGCGATTCCTTCTGCCCAGGAATCTCCCAACACCCTAATTCGCAGCGCTGACAGCGCCCTTTATCAAGCCAAAACCGAAGGCAAAAATCGCATTTGTCACGCCAGCAGTAACTCGGAATCTTCCCCGATTTTTATGTAA
- a CDS encoding PAS domain S-box protein → MTSVFESTLTPAGLKILLVEDCAEDAELIQELLSEPQLGQSIDMTNVVRLREAIEILSDKIFDVILLDLSLPDSPKFNTFFRLQDCGINIPIVILTAADDEELAVELIAAGAQDYLVKRQVDSRLLVRTLRCAIARQKRQAEWQKSQEKYQQVVGNIKEVVFETNTAGNWTFLNPAWTEITGFTVDESLGTSCLSYIHSEEQYHYLNSFRGRKPNLDAPCCYQSRYVTKNGEIRWVEVQEFFIVGSNGEAQGTTGTINDITDKILAFSEVEASKKFLNYTIDAVADPLFVKDEQHRWILLNDAFCKLIGKQREELLGKSDYDFFPKQEAEIFWHTDQQVFRTGKENESEEIFTDANGAKHIVSTKKTVFENTDGSKILVGIIRDITEDRRQQLAQQESEARLRQLAANLPGIIYQFRLSTDGQKSFPYISSASRDLYEVEPENIQQNPQLLFSFIHPDDRQKFEESIAVSAANMQPWQQEWRAIVPSGKLKWMQGVSRPERVEGPTEIGQEGDIVWEGMVLDITDLKEAEAALRESEARFRSLVENIPGAICRSLYDAERTMVFISDEIEVISGYPAGDFIRNNRLSFGSIVHQADKEMVDRQISAAVESKQPYNLEYRIVRADGAVRWISERGRPTYNLEGLVLWLDRAIFDITDRKQAELTLCLVTQAVDSASDAIAIADLDGYSVYHNQAFIQRYGYTVEDLNNAGGPAVMYPKSQDLRKLFRVLRKGFSWDSEIEIKSKNGDSREALLRANCIKDSASQPIGMIAIIADLTEIKRTESALKLSQERLQLAVSASSLGLWDWNIATGETYFDFHWKSMLGYAEIEIENNLKSWETLLHPEDRGKVMEALNSYLEGGTDIYEVEFRMLNKAANWQWIMAMGKVVEYDEWGGPLRMTGTHKDISARVAAEAEKTQLIASLQLLAEQLQEAQKIARIGNWEFDREAGVITWSEELFRVYGRELNLPPTMEELFEQIHSDDKERFAEVVQKAVTEGTAYDIDHRIYFPSGEIRHVNAKGQSVKNEFGQVVRLFGTAMDITHRKKAETALQESEQRFRAVFEQAAIGIVKVWPDGQFLNANQGFCNIVGYSELELKARNVGDISHPEDVAADVESRDRLLAGEIFNYSLEKRFIRKDGSFVWTNMTVSLVRDGFGEPSYVIGVIEDISARKLAEAILRQQLKRERLVVGMLERIRSSLNLEEILTKTVAEVRHFLQTDRTVIYQFNPDWSGFVNVESVGQDWLAIQGITINDSCFEDSYASAYEHGRAVAVDDIYQADLSECYINLLSQFQVRANLVVPVLQGEKLWGLLIAHECAGPRHWLEIEVECLKQISVQLAIAIQQSMLFEQAQSEIADRKQAESALQESEARERSKALELEAAINKLRTTQAQLVQNEKMVSLGQLVAGVAHEINNPVSFIHGNLSPARNYTLDLLELIKFYQHYCPNPPAQVLDKINEIDLDYIAEDFPKLFNSMQVGTERIVEIVKSLRNFSRLDESAGKSVNIHEGMDSTLMILQNRLKSHSSHREIQIVKDYQLLPQIECFPGELNQVFMNILINAIDALEERDKQRPIQECDRHPSTIAIRTYQAASGFVAVSIADNGRGIPESVRSRLFDPFFTTKPVGKGTGLGLSISHSIIVDRHGGRLSCISTPGEGAEFLIEIPVRPNVTGRNSNLGQEISNW, encoded by the coding sequence CATTCAAGAACTGCTGTCTGAACCCCAACTAGGACAATCAATTGATATGACCAATGTAGTTCGCCTCCGGGAAGCTATAGAAATTTTAAGCGACAAAATTTTTGATGTAATTTTATTAGATCTTTCACTTCCTGACAGCCCAAAATTTAATACTTTTTTCCGACTTCAAGATTGCGGTATAAATATTCCGATCGTCATTCTGACAGCCGCAGATGACGAAGAACTGGCTGTCGAGCTAATTGCCGCCGGCGCCCAAGATTATCTGGTGAAAAGACAGGTAGACAGTCGGCTGCTGGTGCGAACCCTCAGGTGCGCGATCGCCCGCCAGAAACGGCAAGCAGAATGGCAAAAAAGTCAAGAAAAATACCAGCAGGTTGTTGGCAATATCAAAGAAGTCGTTTTTGAAACAAATACTGCTGGCAATTGGACTTTTCTCAATCCAGCTTGGACGGAAATTACCGGATTTACCGTTGATGAAAGCTTAGGAACTTCCTGTTTGAGTTACATTCATTCTGAGGAGCAATACCACTATTTAAATTCGTTTAGAGGTCGGAAACCCAATCTAGACGCACCCTGTTGTTATCAAAGTCGATATGTTACCAAAAATGGCGAAATTCGGTGGGTGGAAGTGCAAGAATTTTTTATTGTGGGCTCGAACGGAGAGGCGCAGGGGACGACAGGAACTATCAATGATATTACAGATAAAATTTTAGCTTTTTCAGAAGTCGAAGCTAGTAAAAAGTTTTTGAATTATACGATCGATGCAGTTGCAGACCCACTTTTTGTCAAGGATGAACAGCACCGTTGGATACTGTTAAATGATGCTTTTTGCAAGCTGATCGGGAAGCAGCGCGAGGAACTGTTGGGCAAATCGGATTATGACTTTTTCCCAAAACAAGAAGCTGAGATTTTTTGGCATACTGACCAACAAGTGTTTAGGACGGGGAAAGAAAACGAGAGTGAGGAAATATTTACGGACGCCAACGGTGCAAAGCACATTGTGTCTACTAAAAAAACTGTCTTTGAAAATACCGATGGCAGTAAAATTCTCGTGGGGATAATTCGAGATATCACTGAGGATAGGCGCCAACAATTAGCCCAGCAAGAAAGCGAAGCTAGACTGCGGCAACTTGCTGCCAATTTGCCGGGAATAATTTATCAATTTCGCCTATCAACCGACGGTCAAAAAAGTTTTCCTTATATTTCTTCGGCTAGCCGCGATTTATATGAAGTGGAACCAGAAAATATTCAGCAGAATCCTCAACTACTTTTTAGTTTTATTCATCCAGATGACCGTCAAAAATTTGAAGAATCTATTGCTGTTTCTGCGGCAAATATGCAGCCATGGCAGCAGGAATGGCGCGCGATTGTACCGTCGGGAAAACTTAAGTGGATGCAAGGGGTTTCGAGACCGGAACGAGTCGAGGGTCCGACGGAAATAGGGCAGGAAGGGGATATAGTTTGGGAAGGCATGGTGCTGGATATTACTGATTTAAAAGAGGCAGAAGCAGCGTTGCGGGAGAGCGAAGCCAGATTTCGATCGCTCGTTGAGAATATTCCCGGCGCTATCTGCCGCAGCTTGTATGATGCTGAGCGGACGATGGTATTTATTAGCGATGAAATTGAGGTAATTAGTGGGTATCCTGCTGGGGATTTTATTCGCAACAACCGCTTGAGTTTTGGCAGCATTGTCCACCAGGCAGACAAGGAAATGGTCGATCGACAAATCAGCGCAGCAGTAGAGTCAAAACAGCCGTACAATCTAGAATACCGGATTGTTCGCGCTGACGGGGCGGTGCGGTGGATCTCGGAAAGAGGTAGGCCAACTTACAATCTAGAAGGGCTGGTTTTGTGGCTCGACAGAGCGATTTTTGACATTACCGATCGCAAACAAGCCGAACTGACTCTGTGCCTGGTAACTCAAGCTGTAGACAGCGCTAGTGATGCGATCGCGATCGCAGATTTGGACGGTTATTCCGTTTATCACAATCAAGCATTTATTCAGCGCTACGGCTATACAGTGGAGGACCTCAATAATGCCGGCGGCCCAGCAGTAATGTACCCCAAATCTCAAGATTTGAGAAAGTTATTTAGGGTGCTGCGGAAAGGTTTTTCCTGGGACAGTGAAATAGAAATTAAGAGTAAAAATGGCGATAGTAGAGAAGCTTTATTGCGAGCTAACTGCATTAAAGATAGCGCTAGTCAACCGATAGGAATGATAGCCATAATTGCCGACCTCACCGAAATAAAACGCACCGAATCGGCATTAAAACTCAGTCAAGAGCGATTGCAGTTGGCGGTTTCAGCCAGTTCTTTGGGGCTGTGGGATTGGAATATAGCTACTGGCGAAACTTATTTCGACTTTCATTGGAAATCAATGCTGGGTTACGCCGAAATAGAAATAGAAAACAACCTCAAAAGTTGGGAAACTTTGCTGCATCCCGAAGACCGAGGGAAGGTAATGGAAGCTTTAAACTCCTATTTGGAAGGTGGCACTGATATCTATGAAGTTGAATTTCGGATGCTCAACAAAGCGGCAAATTGGCAGTGGATTATGGCGATGGGTAAGGTAGTCGAGTACGATGAATGGGGCGGGCCGTTGCGGATGACAGGCACTCACAAAGATATCAGTGCCCGCGTTGCAGCAGAAGCGGAAAAAACGCAGTTGATCGCATCTCTACAACTACTTGCCGAACAGTTACAAGAAGCGCAAAAAATAGCCCGCATCGGCAATTGGGAATTCGATAGGGAGGCAGGAGTTATTACTTGGTCGGAAGAACTGTTTCGAGTTTACGGTCGAGAATTGAATCTGCCACCGACAATGGAAGAACTTTTCGAGCAAATTCATTCGGATGACAAAGAAAGGTTTGCAGAAGTTGTCCAAAAGGCAGTGACTGAAGGGACAGCTTACGACATCGACCACCGCATCTATTTTCCATCAGGAGAAATCAGGCACGTTAACGCTAAAGGACAATCTGTTAAAAATGAGTTTGGTCAGGTGGTGCGGCTGTTTGGCACGGCAATGGACATTACCCATCGCAAAAAAGCCGAAACTGCTTTGCAAGAAAGTGAACAGCGATTTCGAGCTGTATTTGAACAAGCAGCGATCGGCATTGTTAAAGTGTGGCCAGACGGTCAATTTTTGAATGCAAATCAAGGCTTTTGCAATATTGTCGGATACTCGGAATTGGAACTGAAAGCGCGAAATGTTGGGGATATTTCTCACCCCGAAGATGTAGCAGCCGATGTCGAGTCGCGCGACAGACTGTTAGCTGGGGAAATTTTTAATTATTCCCTTGAGAAACGCTTTATTCGCAAAGATGGTTCATTTGTTTGGACTAATATGACTGTATCTTTAGTGCGGGATGGGTTTGGGGAACCTAGCTATGTAATTGGGGTGATTGAAGATATTAGCGCTCGCAAACTTGCCGAGGCTATCTTGCGCCAGCAATTAAAGCGAGAACGCCTGGTCGTAGGAATGCTGGAACGCATTCGCTCTTCTCTCAATTTAGAAGAAATTTTGACAAAAACTGTTGCGGAAGTACGGCACTTTTTACAAACAGACCGGACAGTTATTTATCAGTTTAATCCCGATTGGAGCGGTTTTGTAAATGTCGAGTCGGTGGGCCAAGATTGGCTGGCTATTCAGGGAATAACTATTAACGATTCCTGCTTTGAAGACAGCTATGCTTCTGCTTACGAACACGGTCGTGCTGTAGCTGTCGATGATATTTACCAAGCTGATCTTTCCGAGTGCTACATTAATTTATTAAGTCAATTTCAGGTGCGAGCTAATTTGGTAGTGCCAGTTTTGCAAGGCGAGAAGTTGTGGGGGCTATTGATTGCTCACGAGTGCGCGGGTCCCCGCCACTGGCTGGAAATTGAGGTCGAGTGTCTCAAACAAATTAGCGTGCAGTTGGCGATCGCGATCCAGCAATCGATGCTGTTTGAGCAAGCACAAAGTGAAATTGCCGATCGCAAACAAGCCGAGTCAGCTTTGCAGGAATCGGAAGCGCGAGAACGTTCAAAAGCGCTAGAGTTAGAAGCAGCTATTAACAAACTCAGAACCACTCAAGCTCAGCTCGTTCAAAATGAAAAAATGGTGAGTTTGGGTCAGTTAGTTGCTGGTGTTGCTCACGAAATTAATAACCCCGTTAGCTTTATTCACGGCAATCTCAGTCCGGCTCGCAATTACACTTTAGATTTGCTGGAGTTGATTAAATTTTACCAGCATTACTGTCCTAATCCTCCAGCCCAAGTCTTGGATAAAATTAATGAAATAGACTTGGATTATATTGCTGAGGATTTCCCGAAATTGTTTAATTCGATGCAAGTAGGAACCGAGCGAATTGTCGAAATCGTGAAATCATTGCGTAACTTTTCCCGATTGGACGAGTCTGCTGGGAAGTCGGTTAACATTCACGAGGGAATGGACAGCACTTTGATGATTTTGCAAAATCGGTTAAAATCTCACAGCAGTCATCGGGAAATTCAGATTGTTAAAGATTACCAACTATTGCCACAAATTGAATGTTTTCCGGGCGAGTTGAATCAGGTATTTATGAATATTTTAATTAATGCGATCGATGCTTTGGAAGAACGAGACAAGCAGCGTCCGATCCAGGAGTGCGATCGACATCCCAGCACGATCGCTATTCGCACTTATCAGGCTGCTTCCGGCTTCGTAGCGGTATCCATTGCGGATAACGGGCGGGGGATACCGGAGTCAGTGCGATCGAGGCTGTTTGACCCGTTTTTCACGACTAAACCTGTGGGCAAGGGTACGGGTTTGGGATTGTCGATTTCTCACTCGATTATCGTCGATCGCCACGGCGGCAGATTGAGTTGTATTTCGACACCGGGTGAGGGAGCGGAGTTTTTGATTGAAATTCCCGTGCGGCCGAATGTAACTGGTAGGAATTCAAATTTGGGACAAGAAATTAGCAATTGGTAA